The following DNA comes from Coleofasciculus chthonoplastes PCC 7420.
AATTCCTTCTAAGGACATCATAATCGTTTGTGAGCAAATAAAACGCTGAATTTGCCATTTATCTTCCCCCTTTACGGTTCCTTTCATTGCATCAAATAAAGCAATATTAATTTCATAAGGGCTTTCTGTCCCATCGGGTTGGCGGCGATAGCTAATTTCTCCGCCAAATTGAGTCACACACTCCAGTAACGTCTCATATTCATCATCTGACAACAATCCCTCTGCCGGACGCAAACCGATGCCATCGTGAGATGCGGTAAAATTCAAATAGGCACAGCCCATCGGTGCAGGTGGCATACTCATCATCCAGGTTTTTAGATGTTCAGATTTTCCCTGAAGTAAAGCATTAAGCAACAGCGGCGGCAAACTAAAATTGTAAATAATATGCGCTTCATTTCCGTTGCCAAAATAACTCAAGTTTTCTCGGTTCGGCACATTGGTTTCCGTAATAATTACCACCCCTGGATCAACGAGTTGTAACAGTTCTCGCATCAGCCGGATCAAGACGTGAGTTTCGGGTAAATGGATACAGGATGACCCGATGCATTTCCACAAATATCCCACGGCATCCAGTCGGATATAGTTAGCGCCAATATTGACAACATAAAATAACAGAATTTTGACATACTCTACCAACAGATCAGGATTAGCAAAATTGACATCAATTTGGTCGTCGCTAAACGTCGCCCAGACGTGTTTCTCGCCGTTTACGGTATCCACTTTGACCAATAAAGGGCTACTCCGGGGACGCACCACTTGCGATAAATCAGTCGTTGGGTCAACGTCAATAAAATAATTACACCCCGGTTTAAGTCCCTGTTTAAACTGTTCAAACCATGCACTTTTACTGGAAACATGATTGAGGACTAAATCCAGCATCAAATCAAAGGGTTGGGCAATGGATTTGATATCTTCCCAGGAACCCAATTCTGGATTAACTTGCAGATAATCAATGATGGCAAATCCATCATCGGAACTGTAGGGACAAACGGGTAAAATATGAACGCCAGTTATTGTATCCTGAAGATAGTGTTCGAGAAACTGTTTCAGTGTCACCAAGGGTTTTTGATCACCCTGACGATAGATGCTGTCGCCATAGGTAATCAGTAGTATCTGCTGTTCATTCCACTTATCGGGATTTTCCTCTCCTGAATCGGAACAGTGGGGGTGCAGCAACTGCAATAAGTGAGCCGCTAGTTGCTCAATATCTGCCTCTGGATAGATGACTTCTAGTAGCGGCTTGATGCGTGACTCAAACGAGTTGACCAGTTGGTTTGACGGTGACATAACGTTCAAACAGATCATTGGGAAATAGTTTGTCGGGAGGATATCAGACTGAGTAAAGTTCAATTTTTCCCGACACCCTACACCCTACACCCTACACCCTACACCCAGTAGTACCTTCAAGTTCCTTGTCACCCCCTCAGGTTTATGGCACTAAAGTGCCTACTACGAACCTACGAACCCTGTTCCCTGTTTCCAGTTTGTATAGATTATCACAGCATAATTTTCAAATTAATTGAATAATCAAACGGTTGTGCAGAGGTGTCATCAGTCTGATGGACTATAAGCAAGAATTGATCACAACGATTCATGACTTTGGCTGTAATCTGGATGCGCTTGTAACCCGATTGACCCGCTTCAGTGAAGAATCTCCTACGGCGGTTTTAATTCCAGCGCTCTACGAGGAACTCAAACGACCCGCGTTAACTACAATTCGCGATCATCTGGCTGATTGCGAGTTTGTCAAGACGGTTATCGTTTGTGTGAATGCGCCAACGGTGACTGATTATGCCAAAACCTTACAATTTTTTCAAACCCTACCGCAAAAAACCCTAATTATTTGGGAAAATGGTCCACGAGTTACTCAGCTTTTAGCCGATGTGCGGGAGAGGGGGGTGGATTTACTGAAGTTTAAGGGAAAGGGGTTAGCGGTTTGGTTAGGGTTAGGCGTTGCGTCTCTGAGTGCTGATGCGATCGCACTCCATGATGCTGATATTATTACCTATGACTGCTCCTATCCACTAAAACTGCTGTATCCCTTGCTAGATAAGGAATTCGGCATTGACTTTAATAAAGCCTACTATACCCGTTTAGGCAATTATCCCCAGAGTTTTCATGGGCGAGTGGTGCGTTTGTTTATTGCGCCGTTACTTAATGTGTTAAGGGAGGTGTTCGGCGAAAAGAACTACTTACGCTACCTGAGTGCTTATCGTTACCCTTTAGCTGGTGAATTTGCCTTGACTAGCGATTTAGCCCTACACACGCGCATTCCGGCAAATTGGGGTTTAGAAATTGGCTTACTTGCCGAAGTCTATCGCAGTATGCCATCCAAACGCATTGCTCAAGTCGATTTAGGTATTTTTGACCACAAACATCAACCCTTAGGTGAAGATGTGAATTCGGGGTTGCAAAAAATGTGTCGCGATATTTTCCGTTCCATCCTGCGAACCTTAACCGAAACTGAACAGGTGGTGATTACGATGGAGCATATCCATGCGCTGCGCGTCAAATTCCGCCGGGAAGCTCAAAGCTTCACTCGTAAGTATTTTATCGATGCTCGCTTCAATGATTTATTGTATGATCGCCACCAAGAAGAAATAGCGATCGAATGTTTTGAACAGGTTATTTCGCACGCAGGTGAACAGTATTTTAATGATCCAGTAGGCGCTCAGATTCCGGATTGGACAAGAGCATTAGCGGTTATGCCTGATCTGCGCGAACGACTTATCTATTGTGTTCAACAGGATGTTGCTCAAGTTACCGCCCAAGTTTTAGCGTCAACCCTGACACCGAAGATGGTAAATCCCTTGCATCTTGAGTCGTCAGGATTGCCAGCAGAAACCATGGGATTGAAAAACGACGCCGGAATTCCTATATCTCGATAATATAGATCTGTAGATAGTTTCGTCAGTTGAGTTGCTCGGTTTAGTTTGAGTAGTAAGTCGCTGCTAATACCCAATTTAAATGCATGACAGCTTAAGGATCTAATTCTTCCCCTTCTTCTTCTGCTTTTTCTGCTTCTCCTGCTTCTCCTCTTTCTGGTGTTGGACTTCGATGACGGTGTGTACATTCCCTCGTGGGGCAAAATCGCCTTTTATCGTTACCTCTAAAGGATCACAGGCTTCTACAAAGTCATCCAAAATCTGATTAACGGATTCTTCGTGAGAAATATAGCGATCGCGGAAACTATTGATATACAGTTTAATCGCTTTGAGTTCTACCACCCGCTCATTGGGAATGTAGCGGATATGGATGGTGGCAAAGTCAGGATAGCCAGAAAATGGGCATTTACAGGTAAACTCTGGCAACGTGATATCGATGTGGTAACGACGCCCAATTCGAGGGTTAGGGAACGTGATTAGCTGTCCTTCAGCAATGGCACGTTCACCATATTTCATCGTCGGTACATCTGAGACAGCAGAGTTCTGAGTTGGTAGATGAGTCATAAGCCGCGAAGAGGATGATTTGTTATTGGGTCACAGGTAGGGAACCTATCGCCGAAATCGCTAAAATGGGTTAAAGTCATCATCGATGGAAGGATTTGATTCCCAGTCTGGGCAATTATCACCATCCCAACCATAGGGATGCATTCCACAGACTAATAAATTTCCGCCATAGACTTGACCATGGTAATGACGACAACCGATACAAGCAGGATGTCGTTCCGGCGTCGGATCTCCGGGATAGGTAAAGCCCATGTCCGAATCCGTCGTCATATCTATCTCGTCATACTCTAAATAAATCTCAATAATGGGTTCAAAGATATCCTCTAAGCACTTATCTATTTCGGCACCAATGGTATTTTGCCACTCTTCAGCAAAGTCTTCGATGATGTCCGCGACTTCCACGACAACCTCATCGACTACATCTACCAATGATTCCAGGGATTCCAAAAAACTTTTAGACCACTCATCCATAAGGGAACGGATAGTAAAAACTTCTCCTCATTTGGCAAATCCTCGCTTAGCTAGAGATCGGGTCATGGCTAAGGGAGGTGTTTGTTTAGGATAGTACAACAATAGCTAATTGTGAGGGATTGAGTCGAATCCTTTGTGCTGATTACAACAGCCAAGCACGTTAGATTAAGCTGTCGTGTATTAAATTTGCACGTTTTCACTTAATTTAAATGGAGGGACTGATTCTCTCCCTGTTTCCAGACGTGCCATGGCACGTCTCTACATGGCTCTATTATTCACGCTTGAGCCGACGCAGTTCCTCTTGCATCGCCTGAACCTGTTGGCGCATAGCGTCAATATTCTGCTCTTCGCCAGCGGTTTGCTCCTCGTCGTCGGAAATAATTTCAATCCGGCGGGGTTCAGTTCCCGTTTTCTCAGGTTGCGGAGGTTGAGCCGATTGCTGCTGCTGTTGAGCTTGTTGCACCATATCATCAACCATCTTGCGAGCTTCTTCAGTGGTCATTTCACCACGAGCCACCAGTTCATCCGCCAGCTTTTGAGCTTGAGTTCGCAGTTCCCCGATTGTTCCCCCAGCTTTCTCACTAGCATACGAGGCTAAACCAACGCCCAGATAAAACGCTTTTTGAAACAGATTTCCCAAGTCCGCCATAATAACTGATGCTCCTTTAAGTACGCAAGAACTCTTTTCTAGGATACGAGTGACGCTGGCAAACTGCCTACTTCTATAGTGTATAGAGAAACATGGGGGGATGGGAAAGGATGCAGCTTACGCCAACAACTCATCCACAGACACGGTAAAACCCTGTAAGACTTTCTGGGTACTCACCTGTTGACCCGATGTAAACATCAACCCCTGATTTTCCGTCATCACCATCACCCAGCGACTCTCCGGAAACACCAGCCAAACTTCTTCACCCCCCGATTCTAAATACTCCTGGGCTTTGAGCAACACCGTCTCGGCTATATCCGTTGGCGAAACAATCTCAGCACATAAGGGAAAACTCTGAGGCAATGTAGCTGCATTGCCAAACTGCGCCACCAGTTCCGGGGTCAAATATGCCACATCAGGAGAACGTCCCTGCTTATTGGTGCGACAAGGCACGTCAGTATAAACCTCTCCACCTTGACCACTGGACTTTTTGTAATCGTCCCAGTAGCGACCTAGCTTCAGTTGAATTTTGCCATGTCTGAGTGTCATACCGTTTTTTTCCACCAGTTGACCATTTACCCACTCCATTTTCTCAGGAGGATTGACCATAAAGTCATCCAGTGAGAACTTGTCTGGGATAAGAGTTGCTGTTCCCATTGTTATTTCCTCGTCCTGATTACGCTTTCGAGTATTTCCCTATTCTAATTTATCCAAAAATAACAACTTTAACCTGGATGCTACGAGCCTTGAGCCGAGAACTAAAGTTCTGGCTTAAAGCTTAAACCCGTTAAAACGGGTTCAAAGATTTATTCAGCAAGCTACATTGATATTTCTGGTTTCTATTTTGGTTCTCTAATGGAACCCATGAATAAAATTGTTCCTGTTTGATTATCGCGAATCGCACAGAAAAAGGGACGATCAACCACCATCTCGAAGGGGGTTTGGGGAATAGCAGCAGAGGTTAGAACCATGCCAACAGAAGCAAGAGGAGGCGATTGAAATCGCTGCTACACAAACAAAGTCCGCCTGCGCGGACTGGGTTATAACCGGGGTAGCTAAGCCGGATTTGGTATTAACAATAGGAATCCGCTCAATTGGCTGGGGCTGCTCTATATTCTCGCCCCTAATGTCACAAAGCGATAAAACTCGGTCGGGGCGGGTTTAGTTACATCTAGGTGAGGGAAAAAAAGATATAGCAGCCCTAAATAGGTCGCAACAGATATAATAGTAATAACACATCCCTAGTAAAAAGACAAAAGATGAACATTATAGATGAATTGGCTAATTTTATCAATCAGACAAAAGAGACCAAAGAAATTAAAAGAGCCTTGGCGGTAAAAATGATTTTGGAAGGAAAATCTTATCGTGAAGTCAAAGAACTATTAAAAGTTTCTCACAGTTTTATCAGCCAATGGAAAAATCAAGCGCTTTTTCAGGGTGTAGAAAGTTTAAAGCTTCAATATAAAGGTAGAGCAGGTTACTTAAAATCTGAAGAAAAAGAGCAAACAATTCAGTGGTTGAGAGAACAAGATTATCTAAGATTATCAGACTTGCAGAAGTATTTGCAGGAGCAATATAATGTAGTTTTTGAGTCCAATCAAAGTTATTATAGCTTATTTAAAGAGGCTCAAGTGAGTTGGAAAAAGACTCAAAAAAAGAATCCGGCTAAAAATGATGAATTAGTCAAAGCTAAAAAAAAAGAAATAGAGGCAAGGCTAGAAAAATGGAAACCGGAAATAGAAGCTGGAAGCCGGACGGTGCTTATGCTTGACGAATGTCATCTGCTGTGGGGTGATTTGTTAGGTTATGCGTGGGGAAGAACAGATGCAAGAATAGAAGTCCCTCTCAAAAATGAAAAAGAAAGACAGACTTATTATGGGGCTTTAGATTATCAAACCAAAGAGTTTATAGTCAAAGAATATAAAAGTGGAAACAGCGAAAATACAATCGATTTCATCGAATATTTACAAAGGAAACGACCCGGAAAAAAATTATCGATATTTTGGGATGGTGCAACTTACCATGATTCCAAGCAGTTTCGAGAATACTTAAAGACAATTAATCAAGATTTATCAGAGGAAGACTGGTTGATAAGTTGTACGAAATTTGCTCCGAACGCTCCCGAACAAAATCCAGTCGAAGATATTTGGTTGCAAGTTAAAACTTTCATTAGACAATTTTATCATCTTTGCAGCTCTTTTAAAATAGTTAAGTGGTTATTTAAGTTTTTTGCTGATGGTCAAATATTCGATTTTCCCAAAATATTTCAGTATGGAAAATTGCCACAATCTATTTAGGATTGCTATAGTTGTGAAACCCGCCCCTACAGATGCGCTATGCCTATCTAGCAATAGCGTTGGGCTAAAACTTTATCTGTCCGGTACTGTCCACCAGGCTAAGGCGTAAGGTTGAGAGTCTTCATTCTCCTGTTGACGATATTGAACCCGGATTTTATAGCGACCTGAAACCGGAACGGGACAGAATATATGTTCCACACTATCCACTTCACTTACAGAAGCACAGGCACTTTTGCTGGTATCATTTTCATCAAGAGGTATCAGGTAAAGGTCGAGATTATTCAAACCGCGATCGCGAAAACTTTCGCCAACATCATACACCTCATTTCCATTCTCATCGTTTAACTCAACGAAACGATCCCACGCCAGTGTCAGCGCCACATAACTATCTGCCTTTAAAGGTTTTTCTAAGACATAATCCTGAAACGATTTAGTCTTAACTGAACTATAATCCCAACCCACAGGCGGTACAGCTTCCGTTGCTCCCCACTGACCGGGACTAAATTGTTGATAGGCGCGGAAAACATTGAGATGTCCTGTCCCCATTTGCATATCTATGGGAATTTTGGCATCAAGATAAGCATCCGATTCTAACCAGGTGTAATTATCTTTGCTCAATAGGGTGCGGCTCATCCCCAGATGCAACCCATCCCCCTCGTCTTGGATTTTGTCAGCGGAGTTTAGTAACACCGCTTTCATCACTTCATGGCGTCTTGAATCGGTGGTCCATTGGGGTTGATTGGCGTTGAGTTGGCGATCGCCAAATTCTTGAATTAGGGCGACTGAGGCGGTAATATGAGGCGCGGCGAAACTTGTCCCACTCACTTCGACAATTTTTCCATCCAGGTCGTAGACTAAAATACGACTTCCTGGTGCGACTAAATTAATCGCACGGCGAGTTCCCTGATTAATTTCCCGTTGAATTAAACGCCGACCAATTCCCTCTGGCAGATCACTTAAGTTGGCAAAGTCTACCTTGGCAAATTGTCCTTGCCTTTGGGTGGTATAGGCAGTGGTAATCCCGTTATAGTGATCGGTGGGAATGGGAATGCCACCTTTGCCTTGGTTTCCGGCAATTACGTAGAGAACATCATGAGTCCGAGCTGACCAATCAATACATTTTGTTAACAGGGCATTGCCATCGAGCGCCGCTTGTGATCCTCTGGCATCCCGTTGCAGGGATTCACCAAAACTGAAGTTAATTGCCCGCACATCACCACTATTTTGCAAGGCAACGTGTTGGGACGACAGGCATTCTTCCGGCTGTCCA
Coding sequences within:
- a CDS encoding IS630 family transposase → MNIIDELANFINQTKETKEIKRALAVKMILEGKSYREVKELLKVSHSFISQWKNQALFQGVESLKLQYKGRAGYLKSEEKEQTIQWLREQDYLRLSDLQKYLQEQYNVVFESNQSYYSLFKEAQVSWKKTQKKNPAKNDELVKAKKKEIEARLEKWKPEIEAGSRTVLMLDECHLLWGDLLGYAWGRTDARIEVPLKNEKERQTYYGALDYQTKEFIVKEYKSGNSENTIDFIEYLQRKRPGKKLSIFWDGATYHDSKQFREYLKTINQDLSEEDWLISCTKFAPNAPEQNPVEDIWLQVKTFIRQFYHLCSSFKIVKWLFKFFADGQIFDFPKIFQYGKLPQSI
- a CDS encoding Uma2 family endonuclease → MGTATLIPDKFSLDDFMVNPPEKMEWVNGQLVEKNGMTLRHGKIQLKLGRYWDDYKKSSGQGGEVYTDVPCRTNKQGRSPDVAYLTPELVAQFGNAATLPQSFPLCAEIVSPTDIAETVLLKAQEYLESGGEEVWLVFPESRWVMVMTENQGLMFTSGQQVSTQKVLQGFTVSVDELLA
- a CDS encoding phasin family protein; this encodes MADLGNLFQKAFYLGVGLASYASEKAGGTIGELRTQAQKLADELVARGEMTTEEARKMVDDMVQQAQQQQQSAQPPQPEKTGTEPRRIEIISDDEEQTAGEEQNIDAMRQQVQAMQEELRRLKRE
- the queF gene encoding preQ(1) synthase, whose protein sequence is MTHLPTQNSAVSDVPTMKYGERAIAEGQLITFPNPRIGRRYHIDITLPEFTCKCPFSGYPDFATIHIRYIPNERVVELKAIKLYINSFRDRYISHEESVNQILDDFVEACDPLEVTIKGDFAPRGNVHTVIEVQHQKEEKQEKQKKQKKKGKN
- a CDS encoding alpha-amylase family glycosyl hydrolase; protein product: MSPSNQLVNSFESRIKPLLEVIYPEADIEQLAAHLLQLLHPHCSDSGEENPDKWNEQQILLITYGDSIYRQGDQKPLVTLKQFLEHYLQDTITGVHILPVCPYSSDDGFAIIDYLQVNPELGSWEDIKSIAQPFDLMLDLVLNHVSSKSAWFEQFKQGLKPGCNYFIDVDPTTDLSQVVRPRSSPLLVKVDTVNGEKHVWATFSDDQIDVNFANPDLLVEYVKILLFYVVNIGANYIRLDAVGYLWKCIGSSCIHLPETHVLIRLMRELLQLVDPGVVIITETNVPNRENLSYFGNGNEAHIIYNFSLPPLLLNALLQGKSEHLKTWMMSMPPAPMGCAYLNFTASHDGIGLRPAEGLLSDDEYETLLECVTQFGGEISYRRQPDGTESPYEINIALFDAMKGTVKGEDKWQIQRFICSQTIMMSLEGIPAFYIHSLLGTGSDRALMQQTGRKRSINRHRWDIEELERELEQVNSPHAIVFRELSRLIQIRRLQQAFHPNATQYTLHPSNQALLVFWRQSMKRDQSIFSIHNLSDKPQTLPLLKLNLIATDKWYDLISGQNISDIHDTFKLQPYQSAWITNKFGKDS
- a CDS encoding S8 family serine peptidase — translated: MIGGVGLSTLTTPILASPISIGEAGIDALRLHASPYHLRGDKIAIGQVEIGRPGLFGVDKAVSWNPAIALERVFYRDRPAKADTDVDTHAAMVAGVMVSKDKTLPGVAPGARLYASAVGSPIRSGQPEECLSSQHVALQNSGDVRAINFSFGESLQRDARGSQAALDGNALLTKCIDWSARTHDVLYVIAGNQGKGGIPIPTDHYNGITTAYTTQRQGQFAKVDFANLSDLPEGIGRRLIQREINQGTRRAINLVAPGSRILVYDLDGKIVEVSGTSFAAPHITASVALIQEFGDRQLNANQPQWTTDSRRHEVMKAVLLNSADKIQDEGDGLHLGMSRTLLSKDNYTWLESDAYLDAKIPIDMQMGTGHLNVFRAYQQFSPGQWGATEAVPPVGWDYSSVKTKSFQDYVLEKPLKADSYVALTLAWDRFVELNDENGNEVYDVGESFRDRGLNNLDLYLIPLDENDTSKSACASVSEVDSVEHIFCPVPVSGRYKIRVQYRQQENEDSQPYALAWWTVPDR